The following coding sequences are from one Romeriopsis navalis LEGE 11480 window:
- the guaD gene encoding guanine deaminase, with translation MNQSNIRAIRGAFFDFVDDPFLRPEMECLRYIADGLLVIDDGLIESFGEYREVRANYPAVEVTHYPGKLITPGLIDLHIHLPQTEMIAAYGEQLMEWLEKYTFPTERKFANPDYARRIAAFFLDELLRNGTTTALVLTTIFAESVEVLFQEAQKRQMRIIGGQVLMSRNAPDYLLKDPATAYAEVKQQIQQWHGIGRSRYAITPRFAITSTPEELELAGQLKAEFPDVYVHTHLSENRKEIEFTAELFPECDDYLHVYEKFGLVGDRSIFAHCIHLEEGAFQRLAEAGSTITHCPTSNFFLGSGLFPLHKSHGAKIGLGTDVGAGTSFSQFATMAAAYQTAQLQGQSLSAFKAFYLATLGGAQALSLASLLGNFAPGKEADFVVLDWQATPLMQLRNPELPVETLEQLESGLFGLMILGDDRAVAQTYIAGRPALQRNEAM, from the coding sequence ATGAATCAGAGCAATATCAGGGCAATTCGTGGGGCATTTTTTGATTTTGTTGATGACCCCTTTCTTCGACCGGAGATGGAATGCCTTCGCTATATTGCTGATGGCTTATTGGTGATCGACGATGGGTTGATTGAGTCATTTGGCGAGTATAGGGAAGTTCGCGCCAATTACCCAGCAGTGGAAGTGACCCACTATCCCGGCAAACTGATTACCCCTGGTTTGATCGATTTGCATATTCACCTGCCGCAGACGGAGATGATCGCGGCCTATGGTGAACAACTGATGGAATGGCTGGAGAAGTACACGTTTCCCACGGAGCGCAAGTTTGCTAACCCAGACTATGCCCGGCGGATTGCGGCGTTTTTCTTGGATGAGCTGCTGCGCAATGGCACAACTACGGCTCTTGTTCTCACCACGATCTTTGCGGAATCCGTCGAGGTGCTATTCCAAGAAGCCCAGAAGCGGCAGATGCGGATAATCGGCGGGCAAGTGCTGATGAGTCGCAATGCCCCGGATTATTTGCTCAAAGATCCGGCGACGGCTTACGCGGAGGTGAAGCAGCAGATTCAGCAGTGGCATGGAATTGGCCGATCGCGCTACGCCATCACCCCCCGATTTGCCATCACCTCCACACCCGAGGAACTGGAGCTGGCCGGTCAGCTCAAAGCCGAGTTTCCGGATGTCTATGTGCATACGCATTTGTCCGAGAACCGCAAGGAGATTGAATTCACCGCTGAGCTGTTTCCCGAATGTGATGACTATCTGCATGTGTATGAGAAGTTTGGGCTGGTGGGCGATCGGTCCATATTCGCCCATTGCATTCATTTGGAGGAGGGGGCTTTCCAACGGTTAGCGGAAGCGGGGAGTACGATCACCCATTGTCCCACCTCGAATTTCTTCCTCGGCAGTGGCTTGTTTCCTCTGCACAAGTCCCACGGTGCAAAGATCGGACTGGGCACCGATGTGGGAGCCGGGACGAGCTTTTCCCAGTTCGCGACGATGGCGGCAGCGTACCAGACGGCACAGCTTCAGGGACAGAGTTTGTCCGCGTTTAAGGCGTTTTATTTAGCGACGCTCGGGGGGGCACAGGCACTCTCACTGGCAAGTTTGTTGGGCAATTTTGCACCGGGGAAGGAAGCGGACTTTGTGGTGCTGGATTGGCAGGCGACACCATTGATGCAACTGCGCAATCCGGAGCTGCCGGTGGAAACCCTCGAACAACTGGAGTCAGGGCTGTTTGGCCTGATGATTTTGGGGGACGATCGAGCAGTGGCCCAAACCTACATTGCTGGACGACCGGCCCTGCAACGAAACGAGGCGATGTAA